From Solwaraspora sp. WMMD1047, the proteins below share one genomic window:
- a CDS encoding type VII secretion protein EccE yields the protein MPAGTPPAAAGPTVAAVPGPAGPLLGILAGQIVTAQVALVLPVAAAGHGPLVLGAAGLAAGLLIAAAWVRVRRRWLFEWAGLAIRYALRRRRLDPGDPGADRSAGLLDLVAPGCTPIPADQTGTGPAVLADATGLTAILELGNPDLLLTDAPLPLPSPRDLLPAVGPESPPLRVQLVLAGTPAPAVDGAGDPPAGAGSHLPAGRGGVPAGRSGLPAGGGGLPAGGGGVPAGGGGVPGGGGGHLPSGRGGGLPPVGGGLPPVDHGGQLSAVSYRQLVADRPVGYQRALVAVRVLRTGGWSDDELGRALSGAVRRVRRRLAPVPVRPLGERAALGVLGELAHHDGRRPARESWQWLAAGGLRQAAVRVDRWPQPGTDAAYRLVPRLLELPAAAVTVAIGAGPGSVAGSVPVDLTVRLTAGDAAGLTAAVRGMRRLLDAGGGSARRLDGEHLAGLRATLPLGLAPAGRGRPPAGSDALDLPMGGAGLMIGANRHGTAVGVRLFRPEPTGAVLIGGVRPAQLIALRAMALGARVVVQTTRPGAWNPFVRGAAGAGEPIPVIPAGRGLTGPPATPLRPVLTIVDVGPVAAAPARTGAWQARLVVRDEVTATDVDPLARADLVILQPLRPAEAALAGPALGLGDSADWLTRIRDDMVGLVNRRVLRWARLAVTPIEARLVGSPTRR from the coding sequence GTGCCCGCCGGCACCCCGCCGGCAGCTGCCGGCCCAACCGTGGCGGCGGTGCCCGGTCCGGCCGGCCCGCTGCTCGGGATTCTGGCCGGCCAGATCGTCACCGCCCAGGTCGCCCTGGTGCTGCCGGTCGCCGCCGCCGGGCACGGCCCCCTCGTCCTCGGTGCGGCCGGGCTGGCCGCCGGGCTGCTCATCGCCGCCGCCTGGGTCCGGGTCCGACGGCGCTGGCTCTTCGAATGGGCCGGGCTGGCCATCCGGTACGCCCTGCGGCGTCGCCGGCTCGACCCCGGCGACCCGGGCGCGGACCGATCGGCGGGCCTGCTCGACCTGGTCGCGCCCGGCTGCACGCCGATACCGGCGGACCAGACCGGGACCGGCCCCGCCGTGCTGGCCGACGCGACCGGCCTGACCGCGATCCTGGAGCTCGGCAATCCCGACCTGCTGCTGACCGACGCCCCACTGCCACTGCCGTCGCCGCGCGACCTGCTGCCGGCGGTCGGCCCGGAGTCCCCGCCGCTGCGGGTGCAGCTGGTCTTGGCCGGCACGCCAGCACCCGCCGTCGACGGTGCCGGCGATCCACCCGCGGGTGCCGGCAGCCACCTGCCCGCCGGTCGCGGCGGCGTGCCCGCGGGTCGCAGCGGCCTGCCCGCTGGTGGCGGTGGCCTGCCCGCGGGTGGCGGCGGGGTGCCCGCGGGTGGCGGCGGGGTGCCCGGTGGTGGCGGTGGCCACCTGCCCTCCGGTCGCGGCGGCGGGCTACCCCCGGTCGGCGGCGGACTGCCCCCGGTCGACCACGGCGGTCAGCTGTCCGCCGTCTCGTACCGGCAGCTTGTCGCCGATCGGCCGGTCGGTTACCAGCGGGCGCTGGTGGCGGTGCGGGTGCTGCGCACCGGAGGCTGGTCCGACGACGAGCTGGGCCGGGCCCTGTCCGGCGCGGTCCGCCGGGTGCGCCGCCGGCTGGCCCCGGTGCCGGTCCGCCCGCTCGGGGAGCGCGCCGCGCTCGGCGTACTCGGGGAACTGGCGCACCACGACGGCCGGCGACCGGCCCGGGAGAGCTGGCAGTGGCTCGCGGCCGGCGGGCTTCGGCAGGCTGCCGTGCGGGTGGACCGCTGGCCGCAGCCGGGTACCGACGCCGCCTACCGCCTGGTGCCGCGGCTGTTGGAGCTGCCCGCCGCCGCCGTCACCGTGGCGATCGGCGCCGGGCCGGGGTCGGTCGCCGGATCGGTTCCGGTGGACCTGACCGTACGCCTGACGGCCGGCGACGCGGCCGGGCTGACCGCGGCGGTACGGGGAATGCGCCGGCTGCTCGATGCCGGCGGCGGGTCGGCGCGGCGGTTGGACGGTGAACACCTTGCCGGGCTGCGTGCCACCCTGCCCCTGGGTCTGGCGCCGGCCGGCCGGGGGCGGCCGCCCGCCGGATCGGACGCGCTGGACCTGCCGATGGGCGGCGCCGGGTTGATGATCGGGGCCAACCGCCATGGTACGGCCGTCGGCGTCCGGCTGTTCCGCCCCGAGCCGACCGGGGCGGTCCTGATCGGCGGTGTCCGGCCGGCGCAGCTCATCGCGCTGCGGGCGATGGCGCTCGGGGCCCGGGTGGTGGTGCAGACCACCCGGCCGGGCGCCTGGAACCCGTTCGTCCGCGGGGCGGCCGGGGCCGGCGAGCCAATCCCCGTCATCCCGGCCGGCCGGGGTCTCACCGGGCCGCCGGCCACCCCGCTACGTCCGGTACTGACCATCGTGGACGTCGGACCGGTGGCCGCCGCCCCCGCCCGGACCGGGGCCTGGCAGGCCCGGCTGGTGGTCCGCGACGAGGTGACCGCGACCGACGTCGACCCGCTCGCCCGGGCCGACCTGGTCATCCTGCAGCCGCTGCGACCCGCCGAGGCGGCGTTGGCCGGTCCCGCGCTCGGGCTGGGCGACTCCGCGGACTGGCTGACCCGGATCCGGGACGACATGGTCGGCCTGGTGAACCGGCGGGTGCTGCGCTGGGCGCGGCTTGCCGTCACCCCGATCGAGGCGCGCCTGGTCGGCTCACCGACCCGCCGCTGA
- a CDS encoding DUF4177 domain-containing protein, which produces MQKWEYATVPLLVHATKQILDNWGEDGWELVAVIPGPNPEQLVAYLKRPKS; this is translated from the coding sequence ATGCAGAAGTGGGAGTACGCCACAGTTCCGCTGCTGGTGCACGCGACCAAGCAGATCCTCGACAACTGGGGCGAGGACGGCTGGGAACTGGTCGCGGTCATCCCCGGCCCCAACCCCGAGCAGTTGGTGGCCTACCTCAAGCGGCCCAAGTCGTGA
- a CDS encoding RidA family protein, translating into MTGPHGKLAELGLSLPEVVPPVASYVPAVQSGQHVYVSGQLPIADGKLLATGKVGDGVSAEHAKDLAQRCALNALAAIDSLVGLENVVKIVKLTGFVASANGFTGQPAVINGASDLFGTVFGEAGRHARSAVGVAELPLDAPVEVEVIVEVA; encoded by the coding sequence GTGACCGGTCCGCACGGCAAACTCGCCGAGCTGGGGCTGAGCCTGCCCGAGGTCGTCCCGCCGGTGGCGTCCTACGTGCCGGCGGTGCAGTCCGGCCAGCACGTCTACGTCTCCGGCCAACTGCCGATCGCGGACGGGAAGCTGCTGGCCACCGGCAAGGTCGGCGACGGGGTCTCGGCCGAGCACGCCAAGGACCTCGCCCAGCGCTGTGCCCTCAACGCGCTGGCCGCCATCGACTCGCTTGTCGGCCTGGAGAACGTGGTCAAGATCGTGAAGCTGACCGGCTTCGTCGCCTCGGCGAACGGCTTCACCGGCCAGCCCGCGGTGATCAACGGCGCCTCCGACCTGTTCGGCACCGTCTTCGGCGAGGCCGGCCGGCACGCCCGCAGCGCGGTCGGGGTGGCCGAGCTGCCGCTCGATGCCCCGGTCGAGGTCGAGGTCATCGTCGAGGTGGCCTGA
- a CDS encoding MBL fold metallo-hydrolase, with amino-acid sequence MAGHVTVPVAALADRLPGWVTLLRAPNPGPMTLDGTNTWLLRRPGADRAVVVDPGPLDEAHLARIVEHGPADAVLITHGHADHVEGAHRVAELLGGIDVLAADPTHRRGTGQWSTGAGFLAGGVRITVLPTPGHTADSVCFLAEVDRERVVLTGDTVLGRGTTVVAHPDGDLGAYLTSLATLTAYQGVVALPGHGPALADCAAAAEFYLAHRRARLDQVRALVAEGVTSAPELVARIYADVDRSLWWAAEWSVRAQLSYLARQGTATGQDQDRPDRESAPGAGRLEPQ; translated from the coding sequence ATGGCCGGGCATGTGACCGTGCCGGTGGCGGCCTTGGCCGACCGGCTACCGGGGTGGGTGACGCTGCTGCGCGCCCCGAACCCGGGGCCGATGACGCTCGACGGCACCAACACCTGGCTGCTGCGCCGGCCCGGCGCCGACCGCGCCGTGGTGGTCGACCCGGGCCCACTCGACGAGGCCCACCTGGCTCGCATCGTCGAGCACGGGCCGGCCGACGCCGTGCTGATCACGCACGGGCACGCCGACCACGTCGAGGGGGCGCACCGGGTCGCCGAGCTGCTCGGCGGGATCGACGTGCTGGCGGCCGACCCGACCCACCGCCGGGGCACCGGCCAGTGGTCGACCGGCGCCGGGTTCCTGGCCGGCGGGGTGCGGATCACGGTCCTGCCGACGCCGGGTCACACCGCCGACTCGGTCTGCTTTCTCGCCGAGGTCGACCGGGAGCGGGTGGTGCTCACCGGCGACACCGTCCTGGGCCGGGGCACCACCGTGGTCGCCCACCCGGACGGCGACCTCGGGGCATACCTGACCAGCCTGGCGACGCTCACCGCGTACCAGGGGGTGGTGGCGTTGCCGGGCCACGGCCCGGCGCTGGCCGACTGCGCCGCCGCGGCGGAGTTCTACCTCGCCCACCGGCGGGCCCGGCTCGACCAGGTCCGCGCCCTGGTGGCCGAGGGGGTGACCAGCGCTCCGGAGCTGGTGGCCCGGATCTACGCCGACGTGGACCGCTCGCTGTGGTGGGCGGCCGAGTGGTCGGTCCGGGCCCAACTGAGCTATCTCGCCCGGCAGGGCACCGCGACCGGCCAGGATCAGGATCGGCCCGACCGGGAATCGGCACCCGGGGCCGGGCGGTTGGAACCACAGTGA